One Fibrobacter sp. UWR2 DNA segment encodes these proteins:
- a CDS encoding serine hydrolase, translating into MRFDEGAILSLLQGGKAEGVFNKAVAGFILPDGSTRTVALDTPADTVFDIASLTKVCPTSTLALSYILEGKLGLDARVIDYIPELQTNYREDIRVFHLLTHSLDYRVPMKTLRTLPPEGILEALFTYQFAKAPGADFNYGNPASVLLGMILQRLTGKDLQQQGRERFFMPLGMARSGWDPLTREWNPIAVEEIAPTEICSFRGREIRGEIHDESAWVLRKLFPVGSAGMFSCVPDLLKFVKMVLDDGAACGPDGAEIRVAPAGILDMVSRNAFLLPEARAYSSAAGACTALGWELAQGKFMGSRVSPRTFGKTGFTGASIVADPIAGAAVVLLSDFTYPHREASADRIHAFRAKLSDAFFGAV; encoded by the coding sequence ATGCGGTTTGACGAAGGCGCAATCCTTTCGCTTTTGCAGGGCGGGAAGGCCGAAGGTGTATTCAACAAGGCGGTGGCGGGCTTTATATTGCCCGACGGCAGTACGCGCACAGTTGCGCTCGATACGCCCGCCGATACGGTGTTCGACATCGCAAGCCTCACGAAGGTTTGCCCTACGTCAACGCTTGCGCTCAGTTACATTCTGGAGGGCAAGCTGGGGCTCGATGCCCGCGTTATAGATTACATCCCTGAATTGCAGACAAACTACCGCGAAGACATTCGCGTGTTCCACCTGCTTACGCACAGCCTGGATTACCGCGTGCCGATGAAGACCTTGCGCACGCTCCCGCCCGAGGGTATACTGGAGGCGCTTTTTACCTACCAGTTCGCGAAGGCGCCCGGGGCGGATTTCAATTACGGGAACCCGGCGAGCGTGTTGCTCGGCATGATACTGCAAAGGCTTACGGGCAAGGACCTGCAGCAGCAGGGGCGCGAGCGGTTCTTTATGCCGCTCGGTATGGCCCGCAGCGGCTGGGACCCGCTGACCCGCGAGTGGAACCCGATTGCGGTGGAAGAAATCGCCCCGACGGAAATCTGCAGTTTCCGAGGGCGGGAAATCCGCGGCGAGATACACGACGAGAGTGCGTGGGTATTGCGCAAGCTTTTCCCGGTGGGGAGCGCCGGCATGTTCAGTTGCGTGCCCGACCTCTTGAAGTTCGTGAAGATGGTATTGGATGATGGCGCCGCTTGTGGTCCGGATGGCGCGGAAATCCGGGTCGCGCCTGCGGGTATCCTCGATATGGTGAGCCGGAATGCGTTTCTGTTGCCGGAAGCCCGCGCGTATTCAAGTGCTGCGGGCGCCTGCACAGCCCTTGGCTGGGAACTTGCCCAGGGCAAGTTCATGGGGTCGCGCGTGTCGCCCCGCACCTTCGGCAAGACGGGCTTTACCGGGGCGAGCATCGTCGCCGACCCAATCGCAGGCGCCGCAGTTGTGCTGCTCTCCGATTTCACGTACCCGCACCGCGAGGCAAGTGCTGACCGCATCCATGCCTTCCGCGCCAAGCTTTCCGACGCATTTTTTGGCGCCGTTTAA
- a CDS encoding TraR/DksA C4-type zinc finger protein has protein sequence MSEKKPAKMSDADLKFFEEMLVEKRRQLVTAQSESERANAFQGQKSQSGDGGDSDSADSATDYNTLETTFSLAAREGKYLVYLEEALQRIRNGTFGICKVCKQLIPKARLMAVPTATKCVNCKEETKKKEQENNRMEMARLFAEAQRKEMQKRAAGR, from the coding sequence ATGAGTGAAAAGAAACCCGCGAAAATGAGCGATGCCGACTTGAAGTTTTTCGAGGAGATGCTCGTCGAGAAGCGTCGCCAGTTGGTAACTGCGCAGAGTGAATCGGAAAGGGCCAACGCATTCCAAGGACAGAAGAGCCAATCTGGCGACGGCGGAGATTCTGACAGCGCCGACTCTGCGACAGACTACAACACGCTCGAAACCACTTTCTCGCTTGCCGCCCGCGAAGGCAAGTACCTCGTGTACCTCGAAGAGGCGCTCCAGCGCATCCGCAACGGTACGTTCGGCATCTGCAAGGTGTGCAAGCAGCTTATCCCGAAGGCGCGCCTCATGGCCGTGCCCACGGCCACCAAGTGCGTGAACTGCAAGGAAGAGACCAAGAAGAAGGAACAGGAAAACAACCGCATGGAAATGGCGCGCCTCTTCGCCGAAGCGCAGCGCAAGGAAATGCAGAAGAGGGCAGCCGGCCGGTAA
- a CDS encoding MlaD family protein codes for MYKLKNLIKNNLFPFIVFMILVAGCCFAWYFFHPSSPYHARYSFVVSYQQIGTLSPGNRVVVRGIEKGKILKVELTDDAVFVKVEVLADAKISKHSEFRLINAGLMGEREMNILTAEDNDWIADGDTVYGAFDDGLSGVSAMLKDAIADLDTMQQQIMALKDSLTIGSTGQRIERIAKKGKRLLNASKKLISDTRDEAVAVLDKGEGTLQKLHAEIDDATKRGTVTVEKGSELLKHIDTLLERVKELKNEAEALASRLDGKDNTVALVVSGHGKLIGGLEKLAKDIDKLTKDIKKSGLKLNIDIF; via the coding sequence ATGTACAAGTTAAAGAACCTCATAAAGAACAACCTGTTTCCCTTTATCGTGTTCATGATATTGGTTGCAGGCTGTTGTTTTGCCTGGTACTTTTTCCACCCCTCGAGCCCCTACCACGCGCGCTACAGCTTCGTGGTGAGCTACCAGCAAATCGGAACGCTCTCGCCGGGCAACCGCGTGGTCGTACGCGGTATCGAGAAGGGTAAAATCCTCAAGGTGGAACTCACGGACGACGCCGTCTTCGTGAAGGTGGAAGTCCTTGCCGATGCGAAAATCTCGAAGCACTCCGAATTCAGGCTCATCAACGCTGGCCTCATGGGCGAGCGCGAAATGAACATCCTGACGGCAGAAGACAACGACTGGATTGCCGACGGCGACACGGTCTACGGGGCCTTTGACGACGGGCTTTCGGGGGTAAGCGCCATGCTCAAGGACGCCATCGCGGACCTCGACACCATGCAGCAGCAGATTATGGCCCTCAAGGACTCGCTGACCATAGGCAGCACGGGTCAGAGGATCGAACGGATCGCCAAGAAGGGCAAGAGGCTCCTGAACGCAAGCAAAAAGCTCATCTCCGATACCCGCGACGAAGCCGTCGCCGTACTCGACAAGGGCGAAGGGACGCTCCAGAAGCTCCACGCCGAAATCGACGACGCCACGAAGCGCGGGACGGTCACTGTAGAAAAGGGCTCGGAACTGCTCAAGCACATAGATACACTGCTAGAACGCGTAAAAGAACTCAAAAACGAGGCCGAAGCCCTGGCATCGCGCCTGGACGGCAAGGACAACACCGTCGCGCTGGTCGTTTCGGGCCACGGAAAGCTCATTGGCGGGCTGGAAAAACTCGCAAAAGACATCGACAAACTGACCAAGGACATCAAGAAATCTGGGCTTAAACTAAATATCGATATTTTTTAA
- the hprK gene encoding HPr(Ser) kinase/phosphatase, giving the protein MAESRLKDIKILHREKLPVRDFFGHYGKDLQLALHTPEEDLDTNIAESGIHRPGLAMAGYTKVYSFKQIQVVGHTEWNYLESLGPEGRKKVFDSLSEFRAPMWVVTHAQMPHAELKEMCTRLHIPLFSTTLHTYEFNKIAQRILEEFFAPHSIIHGSLVDVYGIGMLFVGDSNVGKSECVLDLVESGHRMVADDVVHISHVGNAIIGRPDPLIRHHMEIRGVGILDIRSMFGIHAIRKVKKIEVIVELQPWQRDVLYERTGLNELEEVVMGVRIPKIVIPVAPGKNLTVILEVIAMNALMKMNGQNIAKDFNEGLMKKIKAKAKREYSDDLLEMDIEHWSIYE; this is encoded by the coding sequence GTGGCCGAATCCAGGTTGAAAGATATCAAGATCCTGCATCGGGAAAAACTCCCGGTGCGGGACTTTTTTGGTCACTACGGCAAGGATTTGCAGCTCGCCCTGCACACCCCCGAAGAAGACCTAGACACGAATATCGCTGAAAGCGGTATCCACCGCCCGGGCCTTGCCATGGCGGGCTACACCAAGGTATACAGCTTCAAGCAAATTCAGGTCGTGGGCCATACGGAATGGAACTACCTCGAAAGCCTCGGGCCCGAGGGCCGCAAAAAAGTTTTTGATTCGCTTTCCGAGTTCCGCGCACCGATGTGGGTAGTAACGCATGCGCAAATGCCGCACGCCGAACTCAAGGAAATGTGCACACGCCTGCACATCCCGCTGTTCTCGACCACGCTCCACACCTACGAATTCAACAAGATTGCGCAGCGAATCCTAGAAGAATTCTTTGCGCCGCATTCCATTATCCACGGGAGTCTCGTGGACGTCTACGGTATAGGCATGCTCTTCGTGGGCGACAGTAACGTGGGCAAGTCCGAATGCGTGCTCGACCTTGTCGAAAGCGGCCACCGCATGGTTGCAGACGACGTTGTCCACATCAGCCACGTGGGCAACGCCATCATTGGCAGGCCCGACCCGCTTATCCGCCACCACATGGAAATCCGCGGCGTAGGCATCCTCGACATCCGCTCGATGTTCGGTATCCATGCCATCCGCAAGGTCAAGAAGATTGAAGTCATCGTAGAGCTCCAGCCCTGGCAGCGTGACGTGCTTTATGAACGTACCGGCCTCAACGAACTCGAAGAAGTCGTCATGGGAGTGCGTATCCCCAAGATTGTCATCCCCGTGGCGCCGGGCAAGAACCTCACCGTGATTCTCGAGGTCATCGCGATGAATGCGCTCATGAAAATGAACGGCCAGAACATCGCGAAGGATTTCAACGAGGGCCTCATGAAGAAAATCAAGGCCAAGGCCAAGAGAGAATACAGCGACGACCTGCTCGAAATGGACATCGAGCACTGGTCCATCTACGAGTAG
- the hpf gene encoding ribosome hibernation-promoting factor, HPF/YfiA family, whose translation MDIQFSARHFNASAGLQDRIQEEMDKLAKFYPNITNASVILDHEVEHQRHCEISVNITGSVVVASADEDNMGKAVDVALERVKVQLKKANDKQNDHRAQPISNLT comes from the coding sequence ATGGATATTCAGTTTTCTGCTCGCCACTTCAACGCATCTGCCGGTCTCCAGGATCGCATCCAGGAAGAAATGGACAAATTGGCCAAATTCTACCCGAACATTACCAACGCCTCCGTAATCCTCGACCACGAAGTTGAACACCAGCGCCACTGCGAAATCAGCGTGAACATCACCGGTTCCGTAGTCGTCGCCTCTGCTGACGAGGATAACATGGGCAAGGCCGTCGACGTAGCCCTGGAACGCGTGAAGGTTCAGCTCAAGAAGGCGAACGACAAGCAGAACGACCACCGCGCACAGCCAATCTCCAACCTGACATAA
- the rpoN gene encoding RNA polymerase factor sigma-54 gives MNVGMQLGQSQRLEQNISPQMLQSAAILQKTAQELDMAINEELAVNPLLELDDESPEETSLDESADNANSDDEAIHEMDFESGTLEDTADHDYDILENSTNSDMERRLEDGSFDDDAPLKDLNAPSHDALDEWDRPQKDRDKSLQDTLRDQLRDWNGTPLLLRQLEEAGCTEAHFRSLIQYLIDSLDENGYLQAAPDDVMLKMASDPGEDPLVVEIEHVIRNDIALENASLPVAEAIHVLRSFTPRGIGARNMQECFLIQAEAIDDFPALTRQILEQHFDDLIELRYGKIAKAMSVSSTAVQQAVASLGRLTPHPGRQISNAPTQIKHVDLKVELKKGKFEVECTQESRNKVRRLRVNKYYTDMLNGDIKLDKETREYIQNNKRKAEEFINAANNRFSTMEQVMRAIVKRQPAFFKNGPSFLRPMILQDIADEVKRDLSTVSRVTNGKYVETPFGIYELKQFFTSGVRQQGKRPPADTAAVTVFNGSPDAPASSAPASSAPEGFEGEDDIVGSARILEAIRTLVDGEDKKKPLSDQAIADALAKEGIQVARRTVAKYREEKLKILPARQRKQL, from the coding sequence ATGAACGTAGGAATGCAACTAGGACAGTCCCAGCGCCTGGAGCAGAACATCTCACCGCAGATGCTGCAGTCTGCTGCCATATTGCAGAAGACAGCGCAGGAACTGGACATGGCCATCAACGAGGAACTCGCGGTGAACCCGCTGCTGGAACTCGATGACGAATCGCCCGAGGAAACCTCCCTGGACGAATCTGCCGACAATGCAAACTCCGACGACGAAGCCATCCATGAAATGGATTTCGAGTCCGGCACCCTCGAAGATACCGCCGACCACGACTACGACATTCTCGAGAACTCGACAAACTCCGACATGGAGCGCAGACTCGAAGACGGCTCCTTCGATGACGATGCCCCGCTCAAGGACCTGAACGCGCCCTCGCACGATGCACTCGACGAATGGGACCGCCCGCAAAAAGACCGCGACAAGAGCCTGCAAGATACCCTGCGCGACCAACTGCGCGACTGGAACGGAACCCCGCTCCTGTTGCGCCAACTTGAGGAGGCAGGCTGCACCGAAGCGCATTTCCGCTCGCTCATCCAGTACCTCATCGACAGCCTCGACGAGAACGGCTACCTGCAGGCCGCCCCCGATGACGTAATGCTCAAGATGGCATCGGACCCGGGCGAAGACCCTCTCGTTGTCGAAATCGAGCATGTCATTCGCAACGATATTGCCCTCGAAAACGCGAGCCTCCCCGTAGCCGAGGCGATACACGTGCTCCGCAGTTTCACGCCGCGCGGGATTGGCGCCCGCAACATGCAGGAATGTTTCCTTATCCAGGCGGAAGCCATCGACGATTTCCCGGCGCTCACCAGGCAGATTCTGGAACAGCATTTCGACGACCTCATCGAACTCCGGTACGGCAAAATCGCGAAGGCGATGTCGGTATCCTCCACGGCAGTACAGCAGGCCGTAGCCTCGCTCGGGAGGCTCACCCCGCACCCGGGCAGGCAGATTTCGAATGCCCCGACACAGATAAAGCATGTCGACCTGAAGGTAGAACTCAAGAAGGGCAAGTTCGAAGTAGAATGCACGCAGGAATCCCGCAACAAAGTGCGCCGGCTGCGCGTGAACAAGTACTACACCGACATGCTCAACGGAGACATTAAGCTAGACAAAGAAACGCGCGAGTATATCCAGAACAACAAGCGCAAGGCGGAAGAGTTCATCAACGCGGCGAACAACCGCTTCTCGACCATGGAACAGGTGATGCGCGCCATCGTGAAGCGCCAGCCGGCATTCTTCAAGAACGGCCCCTCGTTCCTCAGGCCCATGATTCTGCAGGACATTGCAGACGAAGTAAAGCGCGACCTCTCGACCGTCAGCCGCGTCACCAACGGCAAGTACGTGGAGACCCCCTTCGGTATATACGAACTCAAGCAGTTCTTCACATCGGGCGTCCGCCAGCAAGGCAAGCGCCCACCCGCCGACACTGCCGCCGTGACGGTCTTCAACGGGTCCCCGGACGCCCCTGCAAGCAGCGCGCCCGCGTCAAGCGCCCCCGAAGGCTTCGAAGGCGAAGACGATATCGTCGGCTCGGCCCGAATCCTCGAGGCCATCAGGACCCTCGTAGACGGCGAAGACAAGAAAAAGCCCCTCTCGGACCAGGCCATCGCCGACGCCCTCGCAAAAGAAGGAATCCAGGTCGCCCGCCGCACGGTGGCAAAATACCGCGAGGAAAAGCTCAAAATCCTCCCCGCCCGCCAGCGAAAACAGCTCTAA
- the lptB gene encoding LPS export ABC transporter ATP-binding protein, whose amino-acid sequence MKSLVSTIRTDKLRKVYGGRQVVSDVSISVSQGEIVGLLGPNGAGKTTSFYMIVGMVRPDSGHIFLDDIEMTDKPMYKRARLGVGYLPQEASIFRKLSVEDNIMAILETQGLKRRERKMRLEQLLEEFKITHIRKTKSMSCSGGERRRLEIARALASDPSFLLLDEPFAGIDPIAVADIQSIISGLKEKGMGILITDHNVRETLSITDRAYIMYKSQVLTEGSSEYLANDPEARRIYLGDSFRLD is encoded by the coding sequence ATGAAGAGTCTGGTAAGCACAATCCGTACAGATAAACTGCGCAAGGTCTATGGCGGCCGCCAGGTGGTGAGCGATGTTTCCATCAGCGTGTCGCAGGGCGAAATCGTCGGGCTGCTTGGCCCCAACGGTGCCGGCAAGACGACTTCGTTCTACATGATTGTGGGAATGGTGCGCCCCGATTCGGGCCACATTTTCCTCGACGACATCGAGATGACGGACAAACCCATGTACAAGCGGGCGCGCCTCGGCGTGGGCTACCTCCCGCAGGAGGCCTCCATCTTCCGCAAGCTCTCGGTTGAAGACAACATAATGGCCATCCTCGAAACGCAAGGGCTCAAGCGCCGCGAGCGCAAAATGCGCCTGGAACAGTTGCTCGAGGAATTCAAGATTACGCATATCCGCAAGACAAAATCCATGAGCTGCTCGGGCGGTGAACGCAGGCGCCTCGAAATCGCACGCGCGCTCGCAAGCGACCCCTCCTTCCTGCTGCTCGACGAACCTTTCGCGGGCATCGACCCGATTGCCGTTGCCGACATCCAGTCCATTATCTCGGGCCTCAAGGAAAAGGGCATGGGCATCCTCATTACCGACCACAACGTGCGCGAGACGCTTTCGATTACCGACCGCGCCTACATCATGTACAAGAGCCAGGTGCTTACTGAAGGTTCGTCCGAATACCTCGCGAACGACCCCGAAGCAAGGCGCATCTACCTGGGCGATAGTTTCAGGCTGGACTAG
- the lptC gene encoding LPS export ABC transporter periplasmic protein LptC, with protein MLFRGLGSVPAPRLTAVLLALCVALLAGCEEIEEEKPWIHVDRPQMLFTDTTLLDCYDKDILSWKLKTAYLERWSDKEVVFMRPVLVDIYDSVGERVAFLRADSGRMDMKFTYVYAYGHVYALTPKGASVRADSLLWNKRDDQVKTDSYVRVVSEDGDVLQGKGFVSDARMDNWRILSNVTGIFQDAAKRMKEEDKKQAEELEKKPPEPPAAAGPAPTRGNH; from the coding sequence ATGTTGTTCCGCGGTTTGGGGTCTGTACCCGCACCGCGCCTTACCGCCGTGCTCCTGGCGCTGTGCGTGGCCCTACTCGCCGGCTGCGAAGAGATTGAAGAAGAAAAGCCCTGGATCCATGTGGACCGCCCACAGATGCTCTTCACCGACACCACACTCCTGGACTGCTACGACAAGGACATCCTCTCCTGGAAACTGAAGACCGCCTATCTGGAACGCTGGTCCGACAAGGAGGTCGTGTTCATGCGGCCCGTGCTAGTAGATATCTACGATTCCGTCGGAGAGCGCGTCGCGTTCCTGCGTGCGGATTCCGGACGAATGGACATGAAGTTCACGTACGTGTATGCCTACGGGCACGTGTATGCGCTGACCCCGAAGGGAGCCTCGGTGCGCGCGGATTCCCTGCTATGGAACAAGCGCGATGACCAGGTCAAGACCGACAGCTACGTGCGCGTCGTTTCCGAAGACGGCGACGTATTGCAGGGCAAGGGATTCGTAAGCGACGCCCGCATGGACAACTGGAGAATCCTATCGAACGTGACGGGCATATTCCAGGACGCAGCGAAACGCATGAAGGAAGAAGACAAGAAGCAGGCGGAAGAACTCGAGAAGAAACCGCCCGAGCCTCCGGCGGCTGCAGGCCCGGCGCCTACACGGGGGAACCATTGA
- a CDS encoding oligosaccharide flippase family protein, whose product MAEGNIQKDQKYLVKSAFLNLAGTALKVIAPVLMIVVARVFDKALFGVYVSTQLWVLTMSRVAVLGLDKGLHRYIPQNIVQGRDRYEGIMESVKRTVLFSAILTVGVLIAAYFGLHKLSSGLAMLSSTEISIYILSLVPWSILHIFAGASEGNRHPQYKIFINDFAVSALAPVIGLVLFFASFPQTLALPVGLFVANCLGVVCYIFLVRKQFPEMPWRPKKPLSKDLLNYSIPLGFSEVVTSFLLRMDLWMVLALIGPEAAGIYAVMVTISNGLKTIRQSYNPILLPVVAGMTPERLKTDLKPVFSYCVSMVTLIQLGIGFFIVLFPEQTMMIAGKSFITEENPVAVLGILMIGNLINGMFGLAGPVINGLGRSKFMLLMNAVSLVFAIAMNYLLIPHLGIAGAALSSMSYQILQVVWMNIYVYRMIGFWPYSWTLWVQGIWIILLTVLYVVLNNGYNPGLLLKAVFYGIAILLILSTFYFQGLSGKKPKKKRKSPN is encoded by the coding sequence ATGGCCGAGGGTAACATCCAGAAAGACCAAAAGTACCTTGTCAAGAGCGCATTCCTCAACCTGGCAGGTACCGCACTCAAGGTCATCGCTCCCGTGCTGATGATAGTGGTGGCGCGCGTGTTCGACAAGGCGCTATTCGGCGTGTATGTCTCCACCCAGTTGTGGGTGCTCACCATGAGCCGCGTGGCAGTCCTCGGGCTTGACAAGGGCCTGCACCGCTACATTCCCCAAAACATCGTGCAGGGGCGCGACCGGTACGAAGGCATCATGGAATCCGTCAAGCGCACGGTGCTCTTCTCGGCCATCCTCACGGTCGGTGTGCTTATCGCCGCCTACTTCGGGCTGCACAAGCTCTCGAGCGGCCTTGCGATGCTATCTTCCACCGAGATTTCGATATACATCCTCTCGCTGGTGCCGTGGTCCATCCTCCACATTTTTGCAGGCGCATCCGAAGGCAATCGCCACCCGCAATACAAAATTTTCATCAACGACTTCGCGGTATCGGCACTTGCGCCGGTCATCGGGCTCGTGCTCTTTTTCGCATCGTTCCCGCAGACGCTCGCCCTGCCGGTGGGCCTCTTCGTCGCAAACTGCCTCGGCGTAGTCTGCTACATATTCCTTGTCCGCAAGCAGTTCCCCGAGATGCCGTGGCGCCCGAAAAAACCACTTTCAAAAGACCTGCTGAACTATTCCATCCCGCTCGGTTTTTCCGAAGTGGTCACGTCTTTCTTGCTCCGCATGGACCTCTGGATGGTGCTTGCATTGATTGGCCCGGAGGCGGCAGGTATCTACGCCGTGATGGTGACCATCTCTAACGGGCTCAAGACTATCCGCCAGAGCTACAACCCCATCCTGCTCCCGGTAGTGGCGGGAATGACCCCCGAACGACTGAAGACCGACCTCAAGCCCGTATTCAGCTACTGCGTATCGATGGTGACCCTGATACAGCTCGGCATCGGGTTCTTCATCGTGCTGTTCCCGGAACAGACGATGATGATTGCCGGAAAGTCGTTCATTACCGAAGAAAACCCTGTCGCCGTTCTCGGCATCCTCATGATAGGGAACCTGATTAACGGCATGTTCGGCCTCGCGGGCCCCGTGATAAACGGGCTGGGCCGCAGCAAGTTCATGCTCCTCATGAACGCAGTCTCGCTCGTGTTCGCCATCGCCATGAACTACCTCCTGATCCCGCACCTGGGAATCGCGGGTGCGGCGCTCTCCTCGATGAGCTACCAGATACTGCAGGTGGTATGGATGAACATCTATGTGTACCGCATGATAGGATTCTGGCCCTACAGCTGGACACTCTGGGTTCAGGGAATCTGGATTATCCTGCTCACGGTACTTTACGTTGTTCTAAATAACGGTTACAATCCGGGTCTGCTCCTGAAAGCTGTTTTCTACGGCATCGCGATTCTCCTGATCCTCTCGACCTTCTACTTCCAGGGATTGAGCGGCAAAAAACCGAAGAAAAAACGCAAATCCCCCAATTAG
- a CDS encoding glycosyltransferase family 4 protein: protein MCNACCGSDDTLVSNSSHAVKSRLEGVRFVMWGFPEPTQTFIHREFQEMRRQGLRVQILAGAKRDISIQPEDIQDICYNDTIYLGNPVVWFLKGLLVGTFSALPFWRVLLRMLAFHHKDFAHRLRALAMTVAAASVAHKVKASGTRHLQAHFGSYQTELAMALAWMTGCTYGGTWHAVDIWKDANILPDKIRNSEVVFTCTKFNADHLKDIAGDSSDKVILSYHGLDFSRLPTPADFAPIDASHLPEIIAIGRLVPKKGFAYLIEAVAKLAREKFPVHLTIVGDGPLESELKRSVESFNLQDHVEFTGSLKNAETLERVNRAHLLVAPSIQDKYGNIDGIPNVTLEAMALARPVVGTRLSGIPEVVNENTGALVDCADVDGLATAIRSLLSDRDGLIRRGKNAQEFVYSHFDVHKNIEIQLNRFAEILSSK, encoded by the coding sequence ATGTGTAACGCCTGCTGCGGCTCCGACGACACTCTTGTCTCGAACAGTTCCCATGCGGTAAAAAGTCGCCTGGAAGGTGTACGCTTTGTCATGTGGGGGTTCCCGGAACCTACGCAGACATTCATCCACCGCGAATTCCAGGAAATGCGCCGTCAAGGGCTCCGCGTGCAAATCCTTGCAGGGGCGAAGCGCGATATATCGATCCAGCCCGAAGACATCCAGGATATCTGTTATAACGATACCATCTACCTCGGTAATCCGGTGGTCTGGTTCCTGAAGGGGCTTTTGGTAGGCACGTTCAGCGCGTTGCCTTTTTGGCGCGTGCTCTTGCGCATGCTCGCATTCCACCACAAGGATTTTGCACACAGGTTGCGCGCCCTGGCAATGACTGTTGCAGCTGCAAGCGTCGCGCACAAGGTCAAGGCCAGCGGCACAAGGCACCTGCAGGCCCATTTCGGCAGCTACCAGACAGAGCTCGCCATGGCACTCGCCTGGATGACCGGCTGCACCTACGGCGGCACATGGCATGCGGTAGATATCTGGAAAGATGCAAACATCCTGCCCGATAAAATCCGCAATTCCGAAGTCGTCTTTACCTGCACCAAGTTCAATGCAGACCATCTGAAGGATATCGCAGGGGATTCTTCCGACAAGGTAATCCTTTCGTACCACGGGCTTGATTTTTCAAGACTGCCGACACCTGCAGACTTTGCGCCCATCGACGCAAGCCATTTGCCCGAAATCATTGCCATCGGGAGGCTCGTGCCCAAGAAGGGTTTCGCCTACCTGATAGAGGCAGTCGCAAAACTCGCTCGCGAAAAATTCCCGGTGCACTTGACCATCGTGGGCGATGGCCCGCTAGAATCCGAACTCAAGCGGAGTGTGGAAAGCTTCAACCTGCAGGACCACGTAGAATTTACCGGGTCGCTCAAGAACGCGGAAACCCTGGAACGGGTAAACCGCGCCCACCTGCTGGTAGCCCCCTCCATACAGGACAAGTACGGCAATATCGACGGTATCCCGAACGTGACGCTCGAGGCCATGGCGCTTGCGCGCCCTGTCGTAGGCACTCGCCTTTCGGGCATCCCCGAAGTCGTGAACGAGAATACGGGCGCTCTTGTGGATTGTGCCGATGTCGACGGCCTCGCAACAGCCATCCGTTCCCTGCTCAGTGATAGGGACGGCCTTATCCGCCGTGGCAAGAATGCACAGGAATTTGTCTACAGCCATTTCGATGTACACAAGAACATCGAAATCCAGTTGAACCGCTTTGCCGAAATCCTTTCTAGCAAGTAG